The Kitasatospora sp. NBC_00374 genome has a segment encoding these proteins:
- a CDS encoding type I polyketide synthase, with amino-acid sequence MGVVRDKLLELAGGDREAYLAELVAGEVNAVLGRDRHRRIPGTEPWRRLGVYRHLAEDLRLRLGRLTALPLPATLLFDCPTPQDVVHRLRDQLLGERAEIAPVAAEGDGPQDDPVVIVGMACRYPGGVGSPEDLWRLLTEGRDAVGGFPRNRGWDLDGLYHPDPAHHGTTYAREGGFVHDADEFDAGFFGIGPREATAMDPQQRMLLEASWEAVERAGIDPLALKGSRSGVFVGIAYQDYGPSWYEAPEEYEGHLLMGSLTSAASGRISYTLGLEGPALTVDTACSSSLVALHLAAQSLRAGECSLALAGGAQVMATPGVFLEFSRKRGLSPSGRCRSFSDAADGTGWAEGVGVVVLERLSDARRHGHRVLALVRGTSVNQDGASNGLTAPNGPAQQRMIRQTLANARLAPHEVDAVEAHGTGTALGDPIEAQALIATYGQGRAAGLPLLLGSMKSNLGHSKAAAGIGGVIKMVLAMQHGLLPRTLHAEETSRRVDWTAGAVEVLTRAREWPRTGRPRRAAVSAFGVSGTNAHVILEQAPQPVQLPAQTVRRPAPAGAPLPWVLSGRDEAALRGQAARLHAYLVEHPDTGPADTGYTLARRSRFDHRAVLVGTGREDLLDRLAALAEGRARPGLFTGVATGAGRLAFLFTGQGSHRVAMGRELYAAHRPFAAAFDAVCDALDRAAGPRFDRPVREVLRAVPGTAEAALPARTDWAQAALFALEVALFRQLEAWGVVPDLLLGHSVGGLAAAHVAGVWTLEDACTVVAARGRLMRECRADGVMVAVRAAEAEVRESLAGLEHLVAVAAVNGPRATVLSGDREATLAVARRWAERGRRTKSLNVGHAFHSPHLDGMLDAFRQVVAGVTAQPARIPLVSDLTGRPAGDHELADPGYWADQVRGTVRFLDGMRTLQQEGATHFLELGPDPVLTALGHECLDHAADPAPVLLAAQRGDRAESPALAEAVAQLHATGVAVDFADRFGRAAPADLPTYAFQRRRYWLDAPRLASGRAARGGSPGRYRVGWQRAEARPGAPGGRWLLVVPDGGARATADLLAGALASAGATPVLLPLGGSARDRERLAGRLARTQAGGPAFSGVLSLLALDGSPDAGQPVLSAGLAGAVALAQALADLGWRSPLWCVTSGAVSVGAGDPVTDPGQAMHWGLGRTVGLERAGQWGGLVDLPPSAGPREAEGLCAALAGVDGEDQIAVRADGRWVRRLLPAGPPRPPARPWQPRGTVLVTGGTGALGARAARWLAGHGAARLVLTSRQGPDAPGAARLTAELAALGAQVTVVACDVADRDALAALLAPLAGELTAVVHAAGVSGRFVPLTETEPAEFAEVVRAKAAGAVHLDALLAGHRLDAFVTFASIAGTWGSGGQGAYSAANAFLDALAEHRRARGLPATSVAWGPWAENGMAADPAVADQLRRRGLVPMAPEPAVEALWQAVAEGETTVTVAEVDWERFGATFTAARPSRLFDALPGRSAAGPASGPVPGPEAEPAPAPADGFAALSDAERPGALLDLVRSRAAALLGHGSPDEIDPARSLLDQGFDSLAAVRLCQELAAATGLRLPTPMVFEHPTARALAHHLAGELAAAAARTARPTDTASVPAQAGHDRPGSSWSGSIRRLYRKACADNRYLDGLELLSAAARIRPVFRSGEEPAHRPAPVRLAEGEPDLPGLVCLPPIIAPSGPHNYARLAAQLAGRRSVYAYTHPGFGDGQALPESWDLTVDLHARAVRRDFAGRPYALAGYSSGGCFAHAVTDRLEALGAPPAGVVLLDSLPLVEGAWARIRPLFRTMALDDQAFALMTDDQLTAMAHHLRLFEGWKPTPLRTPMLMVRATDPVPDWEDDWLTDRDWENVWHHGHRTVLVPGDHWSLMNENAESTAEALHRWLLEPARPTVRPYR; translated from the coding sequence ATGGGCGTTGTGCGCGACAAGCTGCTCGAACTGGCGGGTGGCGACCGCGAGGCGTACCTGGCGGAGCTGGTGGCCGGCGAGGTCAACGCCGTACTCGGGCGGGACCGGCACCGGCGGATCCCGGGGACGGAGCCGTGGCGCAGGCTCGGCGTGTACCGCCATCTCGCCGAGGACCTCCGGCTGCGCCTGGGCAGGCTGACCGCGCTGCCGCTCCCCGCCACGCTGCTGTTCGACTGTCCGACCCCGCAGGACGTGGTCCACCGGCTGCGCGACCAGCTGCTCGGGGAGCGGGCCGAGATCGCGCCGGTGGCCGCCGAGGGCGACGGGCCGCAGGACGACCCGGTGGTGATCGTCGGGATGGCCTGCCGCTATCCCGGCGGGGTCGGCTCCCCGGAGGACCTGTGGCGGCTGCTGACCGAGGGCCGGGACGCGGTCGGCGGGTTCCCGCGCAACCGCGGCTGGGATCTCGACGGGCTGTACCACCCGGACCCCGCGCACCACGGGACGACGTACGCCCGGGAGGGCGGGTTCGTCCACGACGCCGACGAGTTCGACGCCGGGTTCTTCGGCATCGGGCCGCGCGAGGCGACCGCGATGGACCCGCAGCAGCGGATGCTGCTGGAGGCGTCCTGGGAGGCGGTCGAGCGGGCCGGTATCGACCCGCTGGCGCTCAAGGGCAGCCGGTCCGGGGTGTTCGTGGGCATCGCCTACCAGGACTACGGCCCGAGCTGGTACGAGGCGCCCGAGGAGTACGAGGGCCACCTGCTGATGGGGAGCCTGACCAGTGCCGCGTCCGGCCGGATCTCGTACACGCTCGGCCTGGAGGGCCCGGCGCTGACCGTCGACACCGCCTGCTCCTCCTCGCTGGTGGCGCTGCACCTGGCCGCTCAGTCGCTGCGGGCGGGCGAGTGCTCACTGGCGCTGGCGGGCGGGGCACAGGTGATGGCGACGCCGGGGGTGTTCCTGGAGTTCAGCCGCAAGCGGGGACTGTCCCCGAGCGGGCGCTGCCGGTCCTTCTCCGACGCCGCCGACGGCACCGGCTGGGCCGAGGGGGTCGGGGTGGTGGTGCTGGAGCGGCTGTCGGACGCCCGCCGTCACGGGCACCGGGTGCTGGCACTGGTCCGCGGGACGTCGGTCAACCAGGACGGTGCCAGCAACGGCCTGACCGCCCCCAACGGGCCCGCCCAGCAGCGGATGATCCGGCAGACCCTGGCCAACGCCCGGCTCGCCCCGCACGAGGTGGACGCGGTCGAGGCGCACGGCACCGGCACCGCGCTCGGCGACCCGATCGAGGCCCAGGCGCTGATCGCCACGTACGGGCAGGGCCGGGCGGCGGGGCTGCCGCTGCTGCTCGGGTCGATGAAGTCCAACCTGGGGCACAGCAAGGCCGCGGCGGGGATCGGCGGCGTCATCAAGATGGTGCTGGCGATGCAGCACGGGCTGCTGCCGCGCACGCTGCACGCGGAGGAAACGTCCCGCCGGGTGGACTGGACGGCCGGGGCGGTCGAGGTGCTGACCCGGGCCCGCGAGTGGCCCCGGACCGGGCGGCCCCGGCGGGCGGCGGTCTCGGCCTTCGGGGTGAGCGGCACGAACGCGCACGTCATCCTCGAACAGGCGCCGCAGCCGGTGCAGTTGCCCGCACAGACCGTCCGCCGGCCGGCGCCGGCCGGGGCCCCGCTGCCGTGGGTGCTCTCCGGCCGGGACGAGGCGGCGCTGCGCGGCCAGGCCGCCCGGCTGCACGCGTACCTGGTCGAGCATCCGGACACGGGGCCGGCCGACACCGGGTACACACTGGCCCGGCGCAGCCGTTTCGACCACCGGGCCGTCCTGGTCGGCACCGGACGGGAGGACCTCCTCGACCGGCTGGCCGCCCTGGCCGAGGGGCGGGCGCGGCCCGGCCTGTTCACGGGTGTCGCCACCGGAGCCGGGCGGCTCGCCTTCCTGTTCACCGGGCAGGGCAGCCACCGGGTCGCGATGGGCCGCGAACTGTACGCCGCGCACCGGCCGTTCGCGGCCGCGTTCGACGCGGTCTGCGACGCACTCGACCGGGCCGCGGGCCCTCGCTTCGACCGCCCGGTGCGCGAGGTGCTGCGGGCCGTCCCCGGCACCGCCGAGGCCGCGCTGCCGGCCCGCACCGACTGGGCCCAGGCCGCGCTGTTCGCCCTGGAGGTGGCGCTGTTCCGGCAGTTGGAGGCCTGGGGTGTCGTCCCCGACCTGCTGCTCGGCCACTCGGTCGGCGGGCTCGCGGCCGCGCACGTCGCCGGGGTCTGGACCCTGGAGGACGCCTGCACGGTGGTCGCCGCCCGGGGCCGGCTGATGCGGGAGTGCCGCGCCGACGGGGTGATGGTCGCGGTCCGGGCCGCCGAGGCCGAGGTCCGCGAGTCGCTGGCCGGGCTGGAGCACCTGGTCGCCGTGGCGGCCGTCAACGGCCCCCGCGCCACCGTGCTCTCCGGCGACCGCGAGGCCACCCTGGCGGTCGCCAGGCGCTGGGCGGAGCGCGGGCGCCGCACCAAGTCGCTGAACGTCGGCCACGCCTTCCACTCCCCCCACCTGGACGGGATGCTGGACGCCTTCCGGCAGGTGGTGGCCGGTGTCACCGCGCAGCCGGCCCGCATCCCGCTCGTCTCCGACCTCACCGGCCGCCCCGCCGGCGACCACGAGCTCGCCGACCCCGGCTACTGGGCCGACCAGGTGCGCGGCACCGTCCGGTTCCTCGACGGCATGCGCACCCTCCAGCAGGAGGGCGCCACCCACTTCCTGGAGCTGGGGCCCGACCCGGTCCTCACCGCGCTCGGCCACGAGTGCCTGGACCACGCCGCCGACCCGGCGCCCGTCCTGCTGGCGGCGCAGCGCGGCGACCGGGCGGAGAGCCCCGCCCTGGCCGAGGCGGTGGCGCAGCTGCACGCCACCGGCGTCGCCGTCGACTTCGCCGACCGGTTCGGCCGGGCCGCGCCGGCGGACCTGCCGACGTACGCCTTCCAGCGCCGCCGCTACTGGCTCGACGCACCCCGGCTGGCCTCCGGGCGGGCCGCCCGGGGCGGCTCGCCCGGCCGGTACCGGGTGGGCTGGCAGCGCGCCGAGGCCCGGCCCGGCGCGCCGGGCGGGCGCTGGCTGCTGGTGGTGCCGGACGGCGGCGCCCGCGCCACGGCCGACCTGCTGGCCGGTGCGCTGGCCTCGGCCGGCGCGACGCCAGTGCTGCTGCCGCTCGGCGGCTCGGCGCGGGACCGCGAGCGGCTGGCCGGGCGGCTGGCCCGGACGCAGGCGGGCGGGCCGGCCTTCAGCGGGGTGCTGTCGCTGCTGGCGCTGGACGGGTCGCCCGACGCCGGGCAGCCGGTGCTGTCCGCGGGGCTGGCCGGTGCGGTCGCCCTCGCGCAGGCGCTCGCCGACCTCGGCTGGCGCAGCCCGCTGTGGTGTGTGACCAGCGGCGCCGTGTCGGTCGGTGCGGGCGACCCGGTGACCGATCCCGGGCAGGCCATGCACTGGGGGCTCGGGCGGACCGTCGGCCTGGAGCGGGCCGGGCAGTGGGGCGGCCTGGTCGATCTGCCGCCCTCGGCCGGCCCACGCGAGGCGGAAGGGCTGTGCGCGGCGCTGGCCGGGGTGGACGGCGAGGACCAGATCGCCGTCCGGGCGGACGGACGGTGGGTCAGGCGGCTGCTCCCGGCGGGCCCGCCGCGCCCGCCGGCCCGGCCCTGGCAGCCGCGCGGGACGGTACTCGTCACCGGGGGCACCGGTGCGCTGGGCGCCCGGGCGGCGCGCTGGCTGGCCGGGCACGGCGCGGCCCGGCTGGTGCTGACCAGCCGGCAGGGCCCGGACGCGCCGGGCGCCGCCCGGCTGACGGCCGAACTGGCCGCGCTGGGCGCGCAGGTGACGGTGGTCGCGTGCGACGTGGCCGACCGGGACGCGCTGGCCGCGCTGCTGGCGCCGCTGGCCGGCGAGCTGACGGCGGTGGTCCACGCCGCCGGGGTGAGCGGCCGGTTCGTCCCGCTCACCGAGACCGAGCCGGCCGAGTTCGCCGAGGTGGTCCGCGCCAAGGCGGCCGGCGCCGTCCACCTGGACGCGCTGCTCGCCGGGCATCGGCTCGACGCCTTCGTCACCTTCGCCTCCATCGCCGGCACCTGGGGCAGTGGCGGCCAGGGCGCCTACAGCGCCGCCAACGCGTTCCTCGACGCGCTGGCCGAGCACCGGCGGGCCCGCGGGCTGCCCGCCACCTCGGTCGCGTGGGGCCCGTGGGCCGAGAACGGGATGGCCGCCGACCCCGCGGTGGCGGACCAGTTGCGCCGCCGCGGGCTGGTGCCGATGGCCCCGGAGCCGGCGGTCGAGGCGCTGTGGCAGGCGGTCGCCGAGGGCGAGACCACCGTGACCGTGGCCGAGGTGGACTGGGAGCGTTTCGGGGCGACCTTCACCGCCGCCCGGCCGAGCCGGCTCTTCGACGCGCTCCCCGGACGGTCCGCGGCCGGTCCGGCCTCCGGACCGGTTCCCGGACCGGAGGCGGAACCGGCTCCGGCGCCCGCCGACGGCTTCGCCGCGCTGTCCGACGCCGAACGGCCCGGTGCGCTGCTCGATCTCGTCCGCTCCCGCGCCGCGGCCCTGCTCGGGCACGGCTCGCCGGACGAGATCGATCCGGCCCGCAGCCTGCTCGACCAGGGGTTCGACTCGCTCGCCGCCGTCCGGCTCTGCCAGGAACTGGCCGCGGCGACCGGGCTGCGGCTGCCCACGCCGATGGTGTTCGAGCACCCGACCGCCCGGGCGCTGGCCCACCACCTGGCCGGCGAGCTGGCCGCGGCAGCGGCCCGGACGGCCCGGCCCACGGACACCGCCTCCGTGCCCGCCCAGGCGGGCCACGACCGGCCGGGGTCGAGCTGGTCGGGCAGCATCCGCCGGCTCTACCGCAAGGCCTGCGCGGACAACCGCTACCTCGACGGCCTGGAGCTGCTGAGCGCGGCCGCCAGGATCCGCCCGGTCTTCCGCAGCGGTGAGGAGCCGGCCCACCGCCCGGCACCCGTGCGGCTGGCGGAGGGCGAACCCGACCTGCCGGGCCTGGTCTGCCTGCCGCCGATCATCGCGCCCTCGGGCCCGCACAACTACGCGCGGCTGGCCGCCCAGCTGGCCGGCCGGCGCAGCGTGTACGCGTACACCCATCCGGGGTTCGGCGACGGCCAGGCACTGCCGGAGAGCTGGGACCTGACGGTCGATCTGCACGCGCGGGCCGTCCGGCGCGACTTCGCGGGCCGGCCGTACGCGCTGGCCGGCTACTCGTCGGGCGGCTGCTTCGCGCACGCGGTGACCGACCGGCTGGAGGCACTGGGCGCGCCGCCGGCCGGGGTGGTGCTGCTGGACTCGCTGCCGCTGGTGGAGGGCGCCTGGGCCCGGATCCGTCCGCTGTTCCGGACGATGGCGCTGGACGACCAGGCGTTCGCCCTGATGACGGACGACCAGCTCACCGCGATGGCACACCATCTGCGGCTATTCGAGGGCTGGAAGCCGACGCCGCTGCGGACTCCCATGCTGATGGTCCGCGCCACCGACCCCGTCCCCGACTGGGAGGACGACTGGCTGACGGACCGGGACTGGGAGAACGTCTGGCACCACGGCCACCGGACCGTCCTGGTCCCCGGGGACCACTGGTCCCTGATGAACGAGAACGCCGAGTCGACGGCCGAGGCGCTGCACCGGTGGCTCCTCGAACCCGCCCGGCCCACCGTCCGCCCGTACCGGTAG
- the sigJ gene encoding RNA polymerase sigma factor SigJ: protein MDEHDWLAERFEANRGHLRAVAYRMLGSLSEADDAVQEAWLRLSRSDSDGIENLAGWLTRVVSRVCLDVLRSRTARREDLQGVHVPEPIVSGVDGVDPEHEALLADSIGLALLVVLESLAPAERLAFVLHDMFAVPFEEIAPIVDRTPAATRQLASRARRRVQGAERVPDDLGRQRAVVDAFLAASRGGDFDALVALLDPDVVLRADRGALAVGGSKVVRGARAVAGQAAAFSRYARFSRLALVNGAAGLVTAPDGKPLSVMGFTVVRGLIVEIDILADPERLARLDLTTLAG, encoded by the coding sequence ATGGACGAGCACGACTGGCTGGCCGAGCGGTTCGAGGCGAACCGGGGCCACCTGCGCGCGGTGGCCTACCGGATGCTCGGCTCGCTGAGCGAGGCGGACGACGCCGTGCAGGAGGCGTGGTTGCGGCTCAGCCGGTCCGACAGCGACGGCATCGAGAACCTCGCCGGCTGGCTGACCAGGGTGGTGTCCCGGGTCTGCCTGGACGTGCTGCGCTCGCGCACCGCACGGCGCGAGGACCTCCAGGGCGTCCACGTCCCCGAGCCGATCGTGAGCGGAGTGGACGGGGTCGACCCCGAACACGAGGCACTGCTGGCCGACTCGATCGGCCTGGCCCTCCTGGTGGTGCTGGAGTCGCTCGCCCCCGCCGAGCGCCTCGCCTTCGTCCTGCACGACATGTTCGCCGTGCCGTTCGAGGAGATCGCCCCCATCGTGGACCGGACGCCGGCCGCGACCCGCCAGCTCGCCAGCCGGGCCCGCCGCCGGGTGCAGGGCGCCGAGCGGGTGCCCGACGACCTCGGCCGCCAGCGGGCGGTGGTCGACGCCTTCCTCGCGGCCTCGCGCGGCGGCGACTTCGACGCGCTGGTCGCCCTGCTCGACCCGGACGTCGTGCTGCGCGCCGACCGCGGCGCCCTGGCCGTCGGCGGGTCCAAGGTGGTGCGCGGCGCCCGGGCCGTCGCCGGGCAGGCGGCCGCGTTCTCCCGGTACGCGCGGTTCTCCCGGCTCGCCCTGGTCAACGGCGCGGCCGGGCTGGTCACGGCGCCGGACGGCAAGCCGCTCTCGGTGATGGGCTTCACGGTCGTGCGCGGCCTGATCGTCGAGATCGACATCCTCGCCGACCCCGAGCGCCTCGCCCGGCTCGACCTCACCACACTGGCGGGCTGA
- a CDS encoding NAD(P)/FAD-dependent oxidoreductase: MASSGSANTGRYGTAVVIGGGLAGCLAAWALRGKARRIVVVERDRYPQQPGFRPGTPQGHHAHLLLEGGRRALEDLLPGIGAELDAREARLVDVPRGMSWLSSAGWMPRFHSGLAFLSCTRPVLDHTVLERVRTEPSIEFLEGTAVLGVLGDDEGLTGVRVRTKGADGGTETEIHAELVVDASGRSSAMPDWLAEAGFARAPEERVDPGVAYASRLYHRPADADPDMPAVYLQTKAPDQPRFGVLLPVEGDRWLVTVGGMRGAEPAPGEAGFAAGLEQLRDPLLRDLVAGAEPAGEVRGFRPGPGVRRHYERRSPDGLVVVGDAACTFNPVYGQGISTAVLGARALRDAVRAHGIGRAGAQEARRGIAAAAADAWLMSSSEDVRFPTTTGGPAGAAVRIQHRYLDRVIARAAVDESVCLAFVAVMGLTRPPTTLFHPKVLWPVLRGA, encoded by the coding sequence ATGGCGTCTTCGGGGAGTGCGAACACGGGCAGGTACGGCACGGCGGTCGTGATCGGCGGCGGCCTGGCCGGATGCCTCGCGGCGTGGGCGCTGCGCGGCAAGGCCAGGCGCATCGTCGTGGTCGAGCGCGACCGCTACCCGCAGCAGCCGGGCTTCCGGCCGGGCACCCCGCAGGGCCACCACGCCCACCTGCTGCTGGAGGGCGGCCGCCGGGCGCTGGAGGACCTGCTCCCCGGCATCGGTGCCGAGCTCGACGCCAGGGAGGCCCGGCTCGTGGACGTCCCCCGGGGGATGAGCTGGCTCAGCTCCGCCGGCTGGATGCCGCGCTTCCACTCCGGTCTGGCGTTCCTGTCCTGCACCCGCCCGGTGCTCGACCACACCGTGCTGGAGCGGGTCCGCACCGAGCCCTCGATCGAGTTCCTGGAGGGCACCGCGGTCCTCGGCGTGCTCGGTGACGACGAGGGCCTGACCGGCGTACGGGTCCGGACCAAGGGCGCCGACGGCGGTACCGAGACCGAGATCCACGCCGAGCTGGTCGTCGACGCCTCCGGCCGGTCCTCCGCCATGCCGGACTGGCTGGCCGAGGCGGGCTTCGCCCGGGCTCCCGAGGAACGCGTCGACCCGGGCGTCGCGTACGCCAGCAGGCTCTACCACCGCCCCGCCGACGCGGACCCGGACATGCCCGCCGTCTACCTGCAGACCAAGGCCCCCGACCAGCCGCGGTTCGGGGTGCTGCTCCCGGTGGAGGGCGACCGCTGGCTGGTCACCGTCGGCGGCATGCGCGGCGCCGAACCCGCCCCCGGGGAGGCCGGGTTCGCCGCCGGGCTGGAACAGCTGCGCGACCCGCTGCTGCGCGACCTGGTCGCCGGCGCGGAACCGGCCGGCGAGGTCCGGGGGTTCCGGCCCGGCCCGGGTGTGCGTCGGCACTACGAGCGCCGTTCCCCGGACGGCCTGGTGGTCGTCGGGGACGCCGCCTGCACCTTCAACCCCGTCTACGGGCAGGGCATCTCCACCGCCGTCCTCGGCGCCCGCGCCCTGCGCGACGCCGTCCGGGCGCACGGCATCGGCCGGGCCGGCGCCCAGGAGGCCCGCCGGGGCATCGCGGCCGCGGCGGCCGACGCCTGGCTGATGTCCAGCAGCGAGGACGTCCGCTTCCCGACCACCACCGGCGGCCCGGCCGGCGCAGCCGTCCGGATCCAGCACCGCTACCTCGACCGGGTGATCGCCCGCGCCGCCGTCGACGAGAGCGTCTGCCTGGCCTTCGTCGCGGTGATGGGCCTGACCCGGCCGCCGACGACGCTGTTCCACCCGAAGGTGCTCTGGCCGGTGCTGCGCGGGGCCTGA
- a CDS encoding M1 family aminopeptidase translates to MRSRLISLVTGAVLVAAAGAATLATPHNAAAADCTAAQVVANGGFESGSSPWTSSSGVITGGGGQSAHSGTSFAWLDGYGSAHTDSLSQTVTLPAGCSKATLTFWLHVDTAETTTSTAYDKLTAKIGGTTLATYSNLDARTGYVQKSFDVSSFAGQSVALAFSGVEDSSLKTSFVLDDLALDVSGGGTTPPDPPTTDATRTPAAPAYTVSLTSDAAGGTWTGHESVSFTNASPTALNEVYLRLWDNYHGSCPSTPITVTNVTGGTAAALSVNCTALKLTLPAPLAQGQSGSIGFDLGISVPSGADRFGHDGAFNFIGNALPLLAVRDGAGWHLDPYTNNGESFYSLAADFAVTLDHPTSLLVPATGTSVDTPGGSGRTVTKATASRVRDFAWGAGPFTRISGTSPAGVKVNVYSVSGISSANAQSMLNTSISAIDAHAGRFGAYPYTEVDAVLDNNFWFGGMEYPGFVLDLVSTTALTHELGHQWFYGIVGDDEYTSPWLDESFTDYATDLALGITGGNCWNNVSWSSSAEKITNSMAYWDAHSSRYSTVVYTYGKCALHDLRRLIGDTAMTKLLHDYAQAHWYGVSTTAEFKAAAQAATGTDLTSFWTQHRIEG, encoded by the coding sequence ATGAGAAGCAGGCTCATATCCCTCGTCACCGGTGCCGTGCTCGTCGCGGCCGCCGGCGCGGCCACCCTGGCGACACCCCACAACGCCGCCGCCGCGGACTGCACCGCTGCCCAGGTCGTCGCCAACGGCGGCTTCGAGTCCGGCAGTTCACCCTGGACCTCGTCGAGCGGCGTGATCACCGGCGGGGGTGGCCAGAGCGCCCACTCCGGCACCTCCTTCGCCTGGCTGGACGGGTACGGCTCGGCCCACACCGACAGCCTCTCGCAGACCGTGACCCTGCCGGCCGGCTGCTCCAAGGCCACCCTGACGTTCTGGCTGCACGTCGACACCGCCGAGACGACCACCTCGACCGCCTACGACAAGCTGACCGCCAAGATCGGCGGCACCACCCTCGCGACGTACTCCAACCTGGACGCCAGGACGGGCTACGTCCAGAAGTCCTTCGACGTCTCCTCCTTCGCCGGCCAGTCCGTCGCCCTCGCCTTCAGCGGGGTCGAGGACAGCAGCCTGAAGACCAGTTTCGTCCTGGACGACCTGGCCCTGGACGTCTCCGGGGGCGGCACCACCCCGCCCGACCCGCCGACCACGGACGCGACCCGCACGCCGGCCGCCCCCGCCTACACCGTCAGCCTGACCAGCGACGCCGCGGGCGGCACCTGGACCGGGCACGAGAGCGTGAGCTTCACCAACGCCTCGCCCACCGCGCTGAACGAGGTCTACCTGCGGCTGTGGGACAACTACCACGGCAGCTGCCCGAGCACGCCCATCACGGTGACCAACGTGACCGGCGGCACCGCGGCGGCGCTGTCGGTGAACTGCACCGCCCTCAAGCTCACCCTGCCCGCGCCGCTGGCCCAGGGCCAGAGCGGCTCGATCGGCTTCGACCTGGGCATCAGCGTGCCGAGCGGCGCCGACCGGTTCGGCCATGACGGGGCGTTCAACTTCATCGGCAACGCCCTGCCGCTGCTCGCCGTCCGGGACGGCGCCGGCTGGCACCTCGACCCCTACACCAACAACGGCGAGTCGTTCTACTCGCTGGCCGCCGACTTCGCCGTGACGCTGGACCACCCGACGAGCCTGCTCGTGCCCGCCACCGGCACCTCGGTGGACACCCCCGGCGGCTCGGGACGCACGGTCACCAAGGCGACGGCGAGCAGGGTCCGCGACTTCGCCTGGGGCGCCGGGCCGTTCACCAGGATCTCCGGCACCTCCCCGGCCGGGGTGAAGGTCAACGTCTACTCGGTGAGCGGGATCAGCTCCGCCAACGCCCAGTCGATGCTGAACACCTCGATCTCGGCCATCGACGCGCACGCCGGGCGCTTCGGCGCCTACCCGTACACGGAGGTCGACGCCGTGCTGGACAACAACTTCTGGTTCGGCGGGATGGAGTACCCGGGATTCGTCCTGGACCTGGTCAGCACCACCGCACTCACCCACGAGCTCGGCCACCAGTGGTTCTACGGCATCGTCGGCGACGACGAGTACACCAGCCCCTGGCTGGACGAGTCGTTCACCGACTACGCCACCGACCTGGCCCTCGGCATCACCGGCGGCAACTGCTGGAACAACGTCTCCTGGTCCTCCTCCGCCGAGAAGATCACCAACTCGATGGCGTACTGGGACGCGCACTCCTCCCGCTACTCCACCGTCGTCTACACCTACGGCAAGTGCGCGCTGCACGACCTCCGGCGCCTGATCGGTGACACCGCGATGACCAAGCTGCTCCACGACTACGCCCAGGCCCACTGGTACGGCGTCTCGACCACGGCCGAGTTCAAGGCCGCAGCCCAGGCCGCCACCGGCACCGACCTGACCTCGTTCTGGACCCAGCACCGCATCGAGGGCTGA
- a CDS encoding DUF664 domain-containing protein encodes MRSADILVDAFDRIRETVHEAVAGLTAEELAVRIDPDANSVAWLVWHLTRIQDDHLADAAGTEQIWTAAGWADRFDLPFPATSTGYGHSREQVAAVRVGSPKLLTGYHDAVHANTVGYLAGLGSTALNRVVDEGWDPPVTLGVRLVSVVSDDLQHAGQAAFVHGMVRRRR; translated from the coding sequence ATGAGGAGCGCGGACATCCTGGTCGACGCGTTCGACCGGATCCGGGAGACCGTGCACGAGGCCGTCGCGGGCCTGACCGCCGAGGAGCTGGCCGTGCGGATCGATCCGGACGCCAACTCGGTCGCCTGGCTGGTCTGGCACCTGACCCGGATCCAGGACGACCACCTCGCCGACGCGGCCGGCACCGAGCAGATCTGGACCGCCGCGGGCTGGGCCGACCGCTTCGACCTGCCGTTCCCGGCGACCTCCACCGGGTACGGGCACTCCCGCGAGCAGGTGGCGGCCGTCCGGGTCGGCTCCCCGAAGCTGCTCACCGGCTACCACGACGCGGTGCACGCGAACACCGTCGGCTATCTGGCGGGCCTGGGCAGCACGGCGCTGAACCGGGTGGTGGACGAGGGCTGGGACCCGCCCGTGACCCTGGGCGTCCGGCTGGTGAGCGTGGTCTCGGACGACCTGCAGCATGCCGGGCAGGCCGCGTTCGTGCACGGGATGGTGCGGCGGCGGCGCTGA